A genomic region of Dermacentor andersoni chromosome 9, qqDerAnde1_hic_scaffold, whole genome shotgun sequence contains the following coding sequences:
- the LOC126518955 gene encoding putative nuclease HARBI1, producing MAAYRSDVARRISAYEFACRACDVVFGDAFYMQTVPRPWMRDRLNPMELYDDEEFLTRYRFTKQTVRELLAFVPLEASGDNRGLPLTPMQQLLVALRFYGAGTFQIVSGDLVNVSQPTVCRTVKRVTRLLARHLFRAVVRFPDASQLSGVMRDFYEIAHFPGVTGCIDGTHVRIKSPGSDDAEVYRNRKGVFSINVQAVAGPMLQFFNVVASWPGSAHDSRIFDNSRVRVMYEQHRVPGLLLGDMGYACSPFLMTPLAEPGPVNSPEGRYNKAHIKTRNSIERAFGVWKRRFPCLDMKLQHKPRNAARIITACAALHNVALLRREPEPLGLHVPTSRCRRTGRNTCQEHLPTVNGVGDNLPGMRARQLLIQRSFS from the exons ATGGCGGCTTATAGGAGCGACGTTGCCAGAAGAATCAGCGCTTACGAATTTGCGTGTAGAGCATGTGATGTCGTCTTCGGTGATGCATTTTACATGCAAACTGTGCCACGGCCATGGATGCGCGACAGATTGAACCCGATGGAGCTGTACGACGACGAGGAGTTTCTCACGCGCTATCGCTTCACGAAGCAAACAGTTCGTGAGCTGCTCGCCTTTGTGCCACTTGAAGCGAGCGGCGACAACCGAGGATTGCCGCTGACACCCATGCAGCAGCTGCTTGTGGCACTGAGATTTTACGGCGCCGGAACCTTTCAAATTGTGAGCGGAGACTTGGTCAATGTGTCCCAGCCCACGGTGTGCCGCACGGTGAAACGAGTGACGCGCCTTCTTGCAAGGCACCTGTTCCGAGCAGTCGTCCGCTTCCCAGATGCCTCACAGCTGTCAGGTGTGATGCGAGATTTTTACGAGATCGCCCACTTCCCCGGGGTGACGGGCTGCATCGACGGCACACATGTACGCATAAAGAGTCCCGGAAGCGATGACGCAGAAGTTTACCGCAACCGCAAAGGAGTGTTTTCTATTAACGTTCAG gcgGTTGCCGGACCAATGCTGCAATTCTTCAACGTTGTAGCGAGCTGGCCGGGGTCTGCCCATGACAGTCGCATATTTGACAATTCTAGAGTACGAGTTATGTACGAACAGCACCGTGTGCCTGGTCTGCTGCTTGGAGACATGGGCTATGCCTGCTCTCCTTTCTTGATGACCCCCCTTGCTGAGCCAGGTCCAGTCAACTCACCAGAAGGCAG GTACAACAAGGCGCACATCAAGACCCGCAACTCCATAGAAAGGGCCTTTGGAGTGTGGAAAAGGCGCTTTCCATGTTTGGACATGAAGCTGCAGCACAAGCCTCGTAATGCAGCTCGCATAATAACTGCTTGCGCTGCCCTGCACAACGTGGCCCTCCTACGAAGAGAACCCGAGCCACTCGGTCTCCATGTTCCCACCAGCCGATGCAGACGTACAGGAAGAAATACTTGCCAAGAGCACCTGCCCACTGTTAATGGTGTGGGGGACAATCTACCTGGCATGCGTGCACGGCAACTTCTTATCCAGAGAAGTTTCTCTTAA